Proteins encoded within one genomic window of Streptomyces sp. NBC_01237:
- a CDS encoding ABC transporter family substrate-binding protein — MKLQHKGIALAVSLLLALTACSGSGGDRRGEKLNRDELASKADYNPQPRENVKDGGSLTEALSTIPDNLNALHADANTDTVELRKLYNPQLQFRSEDGKVSWNKDYITNVSDRVVGGNRVVTYTINDKAEFDDGTPIDWRAFKALWKATNGKNKEYAPAETEGFSLITAVKPGKNDKQAVVTYDGPWLWWESQFKWVMHPDATKDANTFNTAYTKDAHGEWGAGPFRVKKLEPGGTTAVFERNPKWWGKPSKLDTIVVRAMASSAQINAFRNGELDAVRANGAEDLAQVNGMKNTEIRKAADLSVAFMHVNASSPKLRDPNVRKAIQLGVDRDTLQKVRYEGMNWQADLPGMVTLYPFQRGYRDLYNKLGGGYDPRQAKKLLDKAGWTIGGDGIRRKDGKRLELLFPAIGDASYTKNVSAATQAMMKAIGVDLKLDYRNAQDYADTYTKQDYDLFQMSWSTADPDENFFYFCYFYCSDAGYTDQQTVDTYAPKVKQIGKLTDKQQATDAFIAAEKEILSTWQIQPLYNAPKIWVVKKGLANFGAGLFSFGPQADIGWQKTA; from the coding sequence ATGAAGCTGCAGCACAAGGGAATCGCACTCGCGGTTTCCCTCCTCCTCGCGCTGACCGCCTGTAGCGGCAGTGGCGGGGACAGAAGGGGCGAGAAGCTCAACCGCGACGAGCTCGCCAGCAAGGCCGACTACAACCCCCAGCCCCGGGAGAACGTCAAGGATGGCGGCTCGTTGACCGAAGCCCTGAGCACCATCCCGGACAACCTCAACGCCCTCCACGCGGACGCCAACACCGACACTGTGGAGCTGCGGAAGCTGTACAACCCGCAGCTGCAGTTCAGATCCGAGGACGGCAAGGTGTCCTGGAACAAGGACTACATCACGAACGTGTCCGACAGGGTTGTCGGCGGCAACCGGGTGGTGACCTACACGATCAACGACAAGGCCGAGTTCGACGACGGGACCCCGATCGACTGGCGGGCTTTCAAGGCTCTCTGGAAGGCGACCAACGGCAAGAACAAGGAGTACGCGCCCGCGGAGACGGAGGGCTTCTCCCTCATCACCGCCGTGAAGCCTGGCAAGAACGACAAGCAGGCAGTCGTCACCTACGACGGGCCGTGGCTGTGGTGGGAGTCGCAGTTCAAGTGGGTCATGCACCCGGACGCCACCAAGGACGCCAACACCTTCAATACCGCCTACACCAAGGACGCCCACGGCGAGTGGGGCGCTGGCCCGTTCCGCGTCAAGAAGCTCGAGCCCGGCGGCACCACCGCCGTCTTCGAGCGCAACCCGAAGTGGTGGGGCAAGCCGAGCAAGCTCGACACAATCGTGGTCCGGGCCATGGCCAGCTCCGCGCAGATCAACGCCTTCCGCAACGGCGAGCTCGACGCGGTCCGGGCAAACGGTGCGGAGGACCTGGCTCAGGTCAATGGCATGAAGAACACCGAGATCCGCAAGGCCGCGGACCTCTCGGTCGCCTTCATGCACGTCAACGCCTCCTCACCCAAGTTGCGGGACCCGAACGTGCGCAAGGCGATCCAGCTCGGTGTCGACCGCGACACGCTGCAGAAAGTACGCTACGAGGGCATGAACTGGCAGGCTGATCTGCCCGGCATGGTCACGCTCTATCCGTTCCAGAGGGGTTACCGCGACCTCTACAACAAGCTCGGCGGTGGCTACGACCCCCGTCAGGCCAAGAAGCTCCTCGACAAGGCCGGCTGGACCATCGGCGGCGACGGCATCCGCCGCAAAGACGGCAAGCGGCTCGAGCTGCTCTTCCCGGCGATCGGCGACGCGTCGTACACCAAGAACGTCAGCGCGGCGACGCAGGCGATGATGAAGGCGATCGGTGTCGACCTCAAGCTCGACTACCGCAACGCTCAGGACTACGCCGACACCTACACCAAGCAGGACTACGACCTTTTCCAAATGTCCTGGAGCACGGCGGATCCGGACGAGAACTTCTTCTACTTCTGCTACTTCTACTGCTCCGATGCGGGATACACGGACCAGCAGACGGTCGACACGTACGCACCGAAGGTGAAACAGATCGGCAAGCTCACAGACAAGCAGCAGGCCACGGACGCCTTTATCGCGGCGGAGAAGGAGATCCTCAGCACCTGGCAGATCCAGCCGTTGTACAACGCTCCCAAGATCTGGGTGGTCAAGAAGGGGCTGGCCAACTTCGGAGCCGGGCTCTTCTCCTTCGGCCCGCAGGCGGACATCGGCTGGCAGAAAACAGCCTGA
- a CDS encoding ABC transporter permease, with translation MTTPPTKDTIRTARPPEGIDTAATGPAAAPAARGERKWRLYLRRFLRNRMAVIGLLIFALIALLGLLGPLLTPHSYEDVDFLAISDAPDGDHWMGTTGAGNDLFAQLTHGIQRSLVIGLAVSLATTAISGFVGAIAAYVGGWVERVVLETIHFLLVVPSFLILALVSHDVGGDWRMLIVVLVAFGWMYYARVVWTLALSVREREFVAAARYMGLGPWTVVRRHILPNIGSMLTIHFTIGVVTTIQAETALSFLGFGVKMPDVSLGALIGEGSSLVYSAPWMFWFPALALTLLTISMAFIADGLRDALDPTSQAGGHA, from the coding sequence ATGACCACACCACCGACCAAGGACACCATCCGAACGGCGCGACCGCCCGAGGGTATCGACACCGCTGCGACCGGCCCGGCCGCAGCTCCCGCCGCCCGCGGTGAGCGAAAGTGGCGGCTCTACCTGCGCAGGTTCCTGCGCAACCGAATGGCTGTAATAGGGCTGCTGATCTTCGCGTTGATCGCCCTGCTCGGTCTCCTCGGCCCCTTGCTGACGCCACACAGCTACGAGGATGTCGACTTCCTCGCGATCAGCGACGCGCCCGACGGTGACCACTGGATGGGCACCACCGGCGCCGGCAACGACCTGTTCGCCCAGCTCACCCACGGAATCCAGCGGTCACTGGTGATCGGGCTCGCGGTCTCCCTCGCCACGACTGCCATCTCCGGGTTCGTCGGCGCCATCGCGGCCTACGTGGGCGGTTGGGTGGAACGGGTGGTCCTCGAGACGATCCACTTCCTCCTCGTCGTCCCGAGCTTTCTGATCCTGGCTCTGGTCTCCCATGACGTCGGCGGCGACTGGCGGATGCTCATCGTGGTGCTCGTCGCATTCGGCTGGATGTACTACGCCCGGGTCGTGTGGACGCTGGCGCTCTCCGTCCGCGAGAGGGAGTTCGTGGCCGCGGCCCGCTACATGGGTCTCGGCCCGTGGACGGTCGTCCGCCGCCACATCCTGCCCAACATCGGCTCCATGCTGACCATTCACTTCACCATCGGCGTGGTCACCACCATCCAGGCGGAGACGGCGCTGTCGTTCCTCGGCTTCGGCGTCAAGATGCCCGACGTATCGCTGGGCGCGCTGATCGGCGAGGGCAGCTCCCTTGTCTACAGCGCACCGTGGATGTTCTGGTTTCCCGCGCTGGCCCTGACCCTGCTCACCATCTCGATGGCCTTCATCGCCGACGGCCTCCGGGACGCCCTCGACCCGACCTCGCAGGCCGGAGGACACGCATGA
- a CDS encoding SDR family NAD(P)-dependent oxidoreductase — MRAVITGGGSGIGLATGLLMASRGARVAVLDLAPAGVPAPLIGFQADVADEASIHDAVLSAASALGGIDILVNNAGVGAAGTIADHLDEEWLRVLNVNVLGVVRTTRAALPYLRESEAASIVNLCSIAATAGLPRRALYSASKGAVLSLTLAMSADHVGEGIRVNCVNPGTVDTPWVGRLLDAADDPESERAALEARQPTGRLVTADEVAAAIVYLAGPSAGSVTGTALAVDGGMAGLRVRPAPSRSERPLRP; from the coding sequence CTGCGCGCGGTCATCACTGGAGGCGGCTCCGGTATCGGCCTCGCCACAGGGCTCCTGATGGCCTCGCGGGGCGCCCGCGTGGCAGTCCTCGACCTCGCGCCGGCTGGCGTACCCGCGCCGCTCATAGGTTTCCAGGCCGACGTCGCGGACGAAGCATCGATCCATGACGCGGTGCTCAGTGCGGCCAGCGCGCTCGGCGGCATCGACATCCTGGTCAACAACGCGGGCGTCGGGGCGGCGGGGACCATTGCGGACCACTTGGACGAAGAGTGGCTGCGCGTGCTCAACGTGAACGTTCTCGGAGTCGTGCGCACGACCCGGGCGGCTCTGCCATACCTGCGGGAGTCAGAGGCCGCCTCGATCGTCAATCTCTGCTCGATCGCCGCTACCGCCGGGCTCCCCCGACGCGCGTTGTACTCAGCGAGCAAGGGCGCCGTGCTGTCGCTGACTTTGGCGATGTCGGCCGACCACGTCGGCGAAGGAATTCGTGTCAACTGCGTGAACCCGGGAACCGTCGACACGCCGTGGGTCGGACGTCTCCTGGACGCCGCCGACGACCCGGAAAGCGAACGGGCTGCACTGGAGGCCCGGCAGCCCACCGGCAGATTGGTCACCGCGGACGAGGTGGCCGCTGCCATCGTCTATCTGGCCGGCCCGTCGGCCGGCTCGGTCACAGGCACCGCGCTGGCCGTGGACGGCGGCATGGCGGGTCTGCGGGTACGCCCGGCACCGTCGCGAAGCGAACGCCCCTTGCGACCATGA